In a single window of the Zea mays cultivar B73 chromosome 5, Zm-B73-REFERENCE-NAM-5.0, whole genome shotgun sequence genome:
- the LOC100281692 gene encoding transparent testa 12 protein, translated as MGSAGGGGESKLESPLLGASSTGHGEAVVSGQLESILGDASVPWGTRMASASAVEMRLLVRLAAPAVLVYMINYLMSMSTQIFSGHLGTLELAAASLGNTGIQVFAYGLMLGMGSAVETLCGQAYGAHKYDMLGIYLQRSTVLLMATGVPLAALYAFSRPVLVLLGESPEIASAAAVFVYGLVPQIFAYAANFPIQKFMQAQSIMGPSAYISAAALAAHLALSYLVVYRLGLGLLGASLTLSASWWAIVAAQFAYIVTSSRCRLTWRGFSWQAFSGLPSFFRLSLASAVMLCLETWYFQILVLIAGLLKDPELALASLSVCMTISGWVFMISVGFNAAASVRVSNELGAGNPRAAAFSVVVVTLLSFVLSVLVSAVILLCRDYISYIFTEGEDVSQAVSRLTPLLAFTLILNGIQLQPVLSGVAVGCGWQAFVAYVNVGCYYIVGIPLGCLLGFYFDLGAAGIWSGMIGGTLMQTLILIWVTFRTNWNKEVEEAQKRLNKWDDGKAPLLSAQE; from the exons ATGGGCAGCGCCGGCGGCGGTGGCGAGAGCAAGCTGGAGAGCCCGCTGCTGGGCGCGTCGTCGACGGGCCACGGCGAGGCGGTGGTGAGCGGGCAGCTGGAGAGCATCCTGGGCGACGCGTCCGTGCCGTGGGGGACGCGGATGGCGTCGGCGTCCGCGGTGGAGATGCGGCTGCTGGTgcgcctggccgcgcccgccgTGCTCGTGTACATGATCAACTACCTCATGTCCATGTCCACGCAGATCTTCTCGGGCCACCTCGGCACGCTCGAGCTCGCCGCCGCCTCGCTCGGCAACACCGGCATCCAGGTCTTCGCCTACGGCCTCATG CTGGGCATGGGGAGCGCGGTGGAGACGCTGTGCGGGCAGGCGTACGGGGCGCACAAGTACGACATGCTGGGCATCTACCTGCAGCGCTCCACCGTCCTGCTGATGGCCACGGGGGTGCCGCTGGCGGCGCTGTACGCCTTCTCCCGCCCCGTCCTGGTCCTGCTGGGGGAGTCCCCCGAGATCGCGTCGGCCGCCGCCGTCTTCGTGTACGGCCTGGTCCCGCAGATCTTCGCGTACGCCGCCAACTTCCCCATCCAGAAGTTCATGCAGGCGCAGAGCATCATGGGGCCCAGCGCCTACATCTCCGCCGCCGCGCTCGCCGCCCACCTCGCCCTCAGCTACCTCGTCGTCtaccgcctcggcctcggcctcctcGGCGCCTCGCTCACGCTCAGCGCCAGCTGGTGGGCCATCGTCGCCGCCCAGTTCGCATACATCGTCACCAGCAGCCGCTGCCGCCTCACCTGGAGGGGCTTCTCGTGGCAGGCCTTCTCCGGCCTGCCCAGCTTCTTCAGGCTCTCCCTCGCATCCGCCGTCATGCTCTGCCTCGAGACCTGGTACTTCCAGATTCTCGTGCTCATCGCAGGCCTCCTCAAGGACCCCGAGCTTGCCTTGGCCTCACTCTCTGTCTG CATGACAATTTCAGGGTGGGTGTTCATGATCTCCGTTGGGTTCAATGCAGCAGCCAG CGTAAGAGTGAGCAACGAGCTCGGCGCCGGCAACCCAAGGGCGGCGGCGTTCTCCGTGGTGGTAGTGACGCTGCTCTCCTTCGTCCTGTCGGTCCTCGTCTCCGCCGTCATCCTGCTGTGCCGGGACTACATCAGCTACATCTTCACCGAGGGTGAGGACGTGTCGCAGGCGGTCTCCCGGCTCACCCCGCTGCTGGCGTTCACGCTCATCCTCAACGGCATCCAGCTCCAGCCCGTCCTCTCTG GGGTCGCTGTGGGGTGTGGATGGCAGGCGTTCGTCGCGTACGTCAACGTCGGCTGCTACTACATCGTCGGCATCCCGCTCGGGTGCCTCCTAGGCTTCTACTTTGACCTAGGAGCAGCG GGTATTTGGAGCGGTATGATCGGCGGCACCTTGATGCAGACCTTGATCTTGATATGGGTTACATTCAGGACCAACTGGAACAAAGAG GTTGAAGAAGCACAGAAGAGGTTAAACAAATGGGACGACGGCAAGGCTCCTCTGCTGTCAGCGCAAGAATGA
- the LOC103628057 gene encoding protein DETOXIFICATION 40, whose product MAATASDQKTPLLLPLPDGGGGGHGASAQLERILGDESAPRARRLARAAREELRLLLALAAPAVAVYMINYAMSLSTRIFCGQLGTLELAAASLGNVGIQVFAYGIMLGMGSAVETLCGQAYGAHRYEMLGIYMQRSFVLLAGAGVPLAAIYAFSKQILLLLGEPERIAEAARAFVVGLIPQIFAYALNFPMQKFLQAQSIVAPSAYISAATLALHVALSWVAVYRLRLGLLGASLVLSLSWWVIVAAQFAYIVTSRRCRRRTWTGFSCQAFSGLPEFFRLSSASAVMLCLETWYLQVTVLMAGLLKDPEIALDSLAVCMSISGWVFMASVGFNAAASVRVSNELGAGHPKAASFSVKVVTIVSFTVASTIAAVLMCLRDYLSYVFTKGDDVARAVSAMTPLLAVTIVFNGIQPVLSGVAVGCGWQSFVAYVNVACYYGVGIPLGCVLGFYFDLGAMGIWGGMIGGLFAQTLILTCVTLRADWNKEVEQARMRLNKWEDKKKPLLT is encoded by the exons ATGGCGGCCACGGCGAGCGATCAGAAGACCCCACTCCTCCTGCCGTTGCcggatggcggcggcggcgggcacggGGCGAGCGCGCAGCTGGAGCGTATCCTCGGCGACGAGTCGGCGCCGCGGGCACGGCGGCTGGCGCGCGCGGCGCGGGAGGAGCTCCGGCTGCTGCTGGCCCTGGCCGCGCCGGCCGTGGCCGTCTACATGATCAACTACGCCATGTCCCTGTCCACGAGGATCTTCTGCGGGCAGCTCGGCACGCTCGAGCTCGCCGCCGCCTCGCTCGGCAATGTCGGCATCCAGGTCTTCGCGTACGGCATCATG CTGGGCATGGGCAGCGCGGTGGAGACGCTGTGCGGGCAGGCGTACGGCGCGCACAGGTACGAGATGCTGGGCATCTACATGCAGCGGTCCTTCGTCCTGCTGGCCGGCGCCGGCGTCCCGCTCGCCGCCATCTACGCGTTCTCGAAGCAGatcctgctgctgctgggggaGCCCGAGCGGATCGCGGAGGCCGCCCGGGCGTTCGTGGTCGGCCTCATCCCGCAGATCTTCGCCTACGCGCTCAACTTCCCCATGCAGAAGTTCCTGCAGGCGCAGAGCATCGTGGCGCCCAGCGCCTACATCTCCGCGGCCACGCTGGCCCTGCACGTAGCCCTCAGCTGGGTCGCCGTGTACAGGCTGCGCCTGGGCCTGCTGGGCGCGTCGCTGGTGCTCAGCCTCAGCTGGTGGGTCATCGTCGCCGCCCAGTTCGCGTACATCGTCACGTCCCGGAGGTGCCGGCGGCGCACGTGGACGGGCTTCTCCTGCCAGGCCTTCTCCGGCCTGCCGGAGTTCTTCAGGCTCTCGTCCGCGTCCGCGGTCATGCTTTGCCTCGAGACGTGGTACCTGCAGGTCACAGTGCTCATGGCAGGCTTGCTCAAGGACCCGGAGATCGCCCTTGATTCGCTTGCAGTATG CATGTCCATATCAGGATGGGTGTTCATGGCGTCGGTAGGATTCAACGCGGCTGCTAG CGTGAGGGTGAGCAACGAGCTCGGCGCCGGGCACCCCAAGGCGGCATCCTTCTCCGTCAAGGTCGTCACGATTGTGTCGTTCACGGTGGCGTCGACTATAGCCGCCGTCCTCATGTGCCTCCGCGACTACCTCAGCTACGTCTTCACCAAAGGGGACGACGTCGCGCGCGCCGTGTCCGCCATGACCCCGCTGCTCGCCGTCACCATTGTGTTCAACGGAATCCAGCCCGTCCTGTCTG GTGTCGCGGTTGGATGCGGGTGGCAATCGTTCGTGGCGTACGTGAACGTCGCGTGCTACTACGGCGTCGGCATCCCCCTGGGCTGCGTTCTCGGATTCTACTTTGATCTTGGTGCCATG GGGATATGGGGTGGAATGATAGGCGGGTTATTTGCTCAAACGC